A stretch of the Flavobacterium sp. 5 genome encodes the following:
- a CDS encoding zinc metalloprotease, which translates to MKKLILSAIAGLMLFSCQNDQNDENDQSEATIETEAVTQRKCASQDVLESQLKEDPTLAIRMNKIEAFTQKAILTKRLVNGKVVIPIIVNVLYKTSAENISDAQIQSQIDVLNKDYTATNPDFSSTPSEFASVAANIGITFELVKINRKSTTKTSWGTRDAMKKTKQGGLDPTSPTTNLNLWVCTIGGGILGYAQFPGGSSTTDGVVIDSKYFGLSGTGSYPYNLGRTATHEIGHWMNLRHIWGDASCGNDLVADTPVAKTSNFGVPVYPYVSTCLPAHNEMTMNYMDYTDDRGMFMFTNGQKSRMTALFVTGGSRSAFGI; encoded by the coding sequence ATGAAAAAACTAATTTTATCAGCTATTGCTGGATTAATGTTGTTCTCTTGTCAAAACGACCAAAACGACGAAAATGACCAAAGTGAAGCTACAATTGAAACGGAAGCTGTAACACAACGAAAATGCGCATCTCAAGATGTTTTAGAATCACAATTAAAAGAAGATCCGACATTGGCTATTCGAATGAATAAAATCGAAGCCTTCACACAAAAGGCTATACTAACAAAGCGTTTAGTAAATGGAAAAGTCGTAATTCCGATAATTGTAAACGTATTGTATAAAACGTCCGCAGAAAACATATCCGATGCACAAATACAATCACAAATAGATGTATTAAACAAAGATTATACTGCAACAAATCCTGATTTTTCAAGTACTCCTTCAGAGTTTGCATCTGTTGCTGCAAATATTGGAATAACATTTGAATTAGTAAAAATCAACAGAAAATCAACAACAAAAACTTCATGGGGCACAAGAGATGCTATGAAAAAAACAAAACAAGGAGGACTTGATCCAACATCGCCAACAACTAACCTTAATTTATGGGTTTGCACTATCGGTGGAGGAATATTGGGTTATGCTCAATTCCCTGGAGGATCTTCAACTACAGATGGAGTTGTAATTGATTCAAAATACTTTGGATTATCAGGTACTGGTAGTTATCCATATAATTTAGGAAGAACTGCTACACATGAAATTGGTCACTGGATGAACCTAAGACATATTTGGGGTGATGCATCTTGTGGAAACGATTTAGTTGCAGATACTCCCGTAGCAAAAACTTCAAACTTTGGTGTTCCAGTTTACCCATACGTAAGTACATGTCTTCCTGCTCATAATGAAATGACGATGAATTATATGGACTATACAGATGACAGAGGTATGTTTATGTTTACTAATGGACAAAAATCAAGAATGACAGCTTTATTTGTTACTGGTGGTTCAAGATCAGCTTTCGGAATATAA
- a CDS encoding AI-2E family transporter encodes MITPKIIANGIVRAVAILIFIALALYFLYQIQNILIYLLVSLILTLVGSPILDFLKNKLKFKHTLATIAVLSFYFLIILGFIMMFVPLIISQGQNLSLLNTIEIEKNSLKLIEQINIFLEKHHIDSAKVFDPNNFKSFINFNMVPNFLNSVLGTISGFGMGFGSILFITFFFLKDKLIILQGVKLLIPDSHEEKILNSVEKINLLLSRYFIGLLIQLFIVFILYIIVLLVFGIPNALIIAFLCAVLNIIPYLGPLIASIFAAILTMLNNLDSDFQSEILPTTIYVLIGFWIVQLIDNNFSQPIIFSKSVSSHPLEIFLIILIAGFSFGILGMIIAIPLYTILKVIFKEFFPNNEFIQHITKNI; translated from the coding sequence ATGATTACACCCAAAATTATTGCAAATGGTATAGTAAGAGCTGTTGCTATTTTAATATTTATAGCATTAGCCCTTTATTTTCTATATCAAATACAAAACATACTAATTTATCTTTTAGTTTCATTAATCCTAACTTTAGTGGGTTCACCAATTTTAGATTTTTTGAAAAATAAGTTAAAATTTAAACATACATTAGCAACAATTGCAGTTTTGTCTTTTTACTTTTTAATTATATTAGGTTTTATAATGATGTTTGTTCCTTTGATAATTTCTCAAGGTCAAAATTTATCACTTTTAAATACAATTGAAATAGAAAAAAATAGCCTAAAATTAATTGAACAAATAAACATTTTTCTTGAGAAACATCATATAGATTCAGCAAAAGTATTTGATCCAAACAACTTTAAATCCTTCATTAATTTTAATATGGTTCCCAATTTTTTAAATTCGGTTCTAGGAACTATTAGCGGGTTTGGTATGGGATTTGGTTCTATTTTGTTCATTACATTTTTTTTTCTTAAAGACAAATTAATTATTTTGCAAGGTGTAAAATTATTAATTCCAGATTCACACGAAGAAAAAATATTAAACTCTGTAGAAAAAATAAACTTGTTACTTTCTCGATATTTCATAGGATTATTGATTCAGTTATTTATTGTTTTTATTTTATATATTATCGTTTTGTTAGTTTTCGGAATACCTAATGCTCTAATAATAGCATTTTTATGTGCTGTATTGAATATCATTCCTTATTTAGGCCCTTTAATTGCTTCCATCTTCGCTGCTATTTTAACCATGCTAAATAATTTGGACTCCGATTTCCAATCTGAAATTTTACCAACAACCATTTATGTATTAATTGGATTTTGGATTGTACAATTAATAGACAATAACTTTTCGCAGCCTATTATTTTTTCCAAAAGCGTTAGCTCTCACCCGCTTGAAATATTTCTCATTATATTAATTGCTGGTTTTTCATTTGGGATTTTAGGAATGATTATCGCAATCCCGTTATACACCATTTTGAAAGTTATTTTCAAAGAATTTTTTCCTAACAATGAGTTTATACAACACATAACAAAAAACATATAA
- a CDS encoding SAM-dependent methyltransferase: protein MNLDILDPKIQEFIDLNIGVSVSKLALQKNPFPTVEWISILNQIAAKAKAKDKLPTWFSTRNIIYPSKVSVEQTSSEITATHKATIISGENLIDLTGGFGIDDYYFSKRIKNVVHCEINTELSNIVKHNFNQLNNNSITCYSGDSIETLSKLNTKWDWIYIDPSRRNDTKGKVFMLKDCLPNVPKNLDFYFEKTNSILIKTAPILDITAGINELNYIKTIHIIALENEVKELLWELNKDYNGGITIKTANITKERTEAFEFNLNEIQIKPNFSLPKRYLYEPNSAIMKSGGFDQVSLFYKLNKLQKHSHLYTSDELIPFAGRIFEIDTCFPYNKSEMKHYLENKKANITIRNFSDSVESIRKKWKIKDGGNLYCFFTTDENNSKIVLICNKIK, encoded by the coding sequence TTGAACTTAGACATTTTAGATCCTAAAATACAGGAATTTATAGATTTAAATATTGGAGTTTCTGTTTCAAAATTAGCACTTCAAAAAAACCCATTTCCAACAGTAGAATGGATTTCAATTTTAAATCAAATCGCAGCAAAAGCAAAAGCAAAAGATAAACTACCGACTTGGTTTTCGACTCGAAATATTATTTACCCAAGTAAAGTTTCGGTAGAACAAACATCTTCCGAAATAACTGCAACACACAAAGCTACCATTATTTCAGGCGAAAATTTAATTGATTTAACTGGAGGATTTGGAATTGATGATTACTATTTTTCTAAAAGAATTAAAAATGTAGTGCATTGTGAAATCAATACAGAACTATCAAATATTGTAAAACACAATTTCAATCAATTAAATAATAACAGTATTACTTGCTACTCTGGAGATAGCATCGAAACCTTATCAAAATTAAATACAAAATGGGACTGGATATACATTGATCCTTCAAGAAGAAATGATACAAAAGGCAAAGTTTTTATGCTAAAAGACTGTTTGCCAAATGTTCCAAAAAATTTAGATTTCTATTTTGAAAAGACAAATTCTATCTTAATAAAAACAGCTCCAATATTAGACATCACTGCAGGTATTAATGAACTGAACTATATTAAAACAATCCATATTATTGCTCTAGAGAACGAAGTAAAAGAATTACTATGGGAATTAAACAAAGATTATAACGGAGGTATTACGATTAAAACTGCTAATATCACAAAAGAAAGAACTGAAGCTTTCGAATTTAATTTGAATGAAATACAAATTAAACCAAACTTTAGCTTACCTAAAAGATATTTATATGAACCCAATAGTGCTATAATGAAATCCGGAGGTTTTGACCAAGTTAGTCTATTTTATAAATTGAATAAGCTTCAAAAACACTCACATCTTTATACTTCAGATGAATTAATACCATTTGCTGGTAGAATTTTTGAAATAGATACTTGTTTTCCATACAATAAAAGTGAAATGAAACATTATCTAGAAAATAAAAAGGCTAACATCACTATCCGAAACTTTTCAGATTCTGTTGAAAGCATTCGAAAAAAATGGAAAATAAAAGATGGTGGAAATTTATATTGTTTTTTTACAACTGATGAAAATAATAGCAAAATTGTTTTAATTTGCAACAAAATAAAATAA
- a CDS encoding M15 family metallopeptidase, giving the protein MISYLKFLFALICFVCFENSIAQTIHNEIPFSVSINDTTFVNLKDYSQDFVYDMKYATDDNFLKSKVYDCAECYLRYKTVKALILANKRFMKQGYKIKLFDCYRPLDIQKRMWKIVSDPQYVANPTKGSIHNRGGAVDITLVDFKGKELDMGTTFDFFGKEASHNFSGFSKEIRNNRNLLKKIMIKEHFNSFDSEWWHYNLKAGLNDFVSNFKWDCK; this is encoded by the coding sequence ATGATATCCTACTTAAAATTTTTATTTGCTTTGATATGTTTTGTCTGTTTTGAAAATAGTATTGCTCAGACTATACACAATGAAATACCATTTTCGGTTTCTATTAATGATACTACTTTTGTTAATTTAAAAGACTACAGTCAGGACTTTGTTTATGATATGAAGTATGCTACGGATGATAATTTTTTGAAATCTAAAGTTTATGATTGTGCAGAATGTTATTTGCGTTACAAGACTGTAAAAGCTTTGATTCTGGCTAATAAAAGATTTATGAAACAAGGCTATAAAATTAAATTATTTGACTGTTATCGTCCTTTGGATATTCAAAAAAGAATGTGGAAAATTGTTTCCGATCCACAATATGTTGCAAATCCCACTAAAGGATCTATACACAATAGAGGAGGAGCAGTTGATATAACTCTGGTAGATTTTAAAGGTAAAGAATTGGATATGGGAACTACATTCGATTTTTTTGGTAAAGAAGCTAGCCATAATTTTTCTGGTTTTTCGAAAGAAATCAGGAACAATAGAAATCTGTTAAAAAAAATTATGATTAAAGAACATTTTAATTCTTTTGATTCAGAATGGTGGCATTACAATTTGAAAGCTGGTTTAAATGATTTTGTCTCAAATTTTAAATGGGATTGTAAATAA
- a CDS encoding arylsulfatase encodes MKHNIYLFVVLIALFSFGISSAQETKNWPDRTVLPIEPYQKVGKVAPIIKDSDPIEWPKEISAPKGAPNVLLIMIDDVGFGATSTFGGPIPTPNFDALAANGLKYIRFHTTAVCSATRAALITGRNHHTAATGIIMEFSTPYPGYNSLVPRSVATIGKILTDNGYGTSWFGKNHNVPDWQTTSAGPFNLWPTGLGFEYFYGFLGADAHQFRPALFEGTHPIDPYLKDEKVDPDYILDRDLADHAIHWIQTQKNVSPDKPFFAYYTPGTAHAPHQAPKEWIAKFKGKFDQGFDKQRIETYENQKRLGIIPADAKLAPTPDVYQKWDKLSPGMKKVAAREMEVYAAMVAYCDDQIGRVLQSIKDLGEYDNTMVIYIMGDNGSSAEDPTGHGMTSEIGILVNGEEDTEEYMLQHLEDFGGPWTAEHYSHGWAHAMNTPYQWDKKIASHLGGSRTGMVISWPAGIKQVGQVRSQFTHVTDIVPTILEAAHIPEPKKVDGFDQEPMAGKSLVYTFDNAKAPETHKTQYFEVIANRAFYKDGWMASTTPKNLPWQGHPVPSEDPVKDYKWELYDLTKDFTQSNDIAAKNPEKLKEMQKAFMEEAEKYKVFPFDDRYIDRVNPENRPNLNKGRNQFVFHQGTSRITEGMAPNMKNTSFSIAADIDVKAGDDGMIITQGDILLV; translated from the coding sequence ATGAAACATAACATTTACCTATTTGTAGTATTGATTGCTTTATTTTCTTTTGGAATATCTAGTGCTCAAGAAACTAAAAACTGGCCAGACAGGACAGTTCTTCCTATTGAACCTTACCAAAAAGTTGGTAAAGTTGCACCTATCATTAAGGATTCAGATCCTATAGAATGGCCTAAAGAAATTAGCGCCCCAAAAGGAGCTCCCAATGTTTTACTGATTATGATTGATGATGTAGGTTTCGGAGCAACTTCTACATTTGGAGGTCCTATTCCAACGCCTAATTTTGATGCGTTAGCCGCAAATGGATTGAAATACATTCGTTTTCATACCACAGCAGTTTGTTCTGCAACAAGAGCTGCATTAATTACAGGACGTAACCATCATACTGCTGCAACAGGTATCATTATGGAATTCTCTACGCCATATCCAGGTTACAACAGTTTAGTGCCTCGTTCTGTAGCAACTATTGGTAAAATATTGACTGATAATGGTTACGGTACTTCTTGGTTTGGTAAAAATCATAATGTACCCGATTGGCAAACAACTTCTGCTGGTCCATTTAATTTATGGCCAACTGGATTAGGATTCGAATATTTTTATGGTTTCCTAGGAGCTGATGCACATCAGTTCAGACCTGCATTATTTGAAGGAACTCACCCAATCGACCCGTATTTAAAAGATGAAAAAGTAGATCCTGATTATATTTTGGATAGAGATTTGGCAGACCATGCTATTCATTGGATCCAAACGCAAAAGAACGTTTCTCCTGACAAACCTTTCTTTGCTTATTATACACCAGGAACAGCACATGCTCCGCACCAAGCTCCTAAAGAATGGATTGCTAAATTTAAAGGAAAATTTGATCAAGGTTTTGATAAACAACGTATCGAAACGTATGAAAATCAAAAACGTTTAGGTATTATTCCTGCTGATGCAAAACTTGCACCTACGCCAGATGTATATCAAAAATGGGATAAACTTTCGCCAGGAATGAAAAAAGTGGCAGCAAGAGAAATGGAAGTGTACGCTGCCATGGTTGCTTATTGTGATGATCAGATTGGTAGAGTACTACAATCTATTAAAGATTTAGGCGAATATGATAACACTATGGTTATCTATATTATGGGTGATAATGGTTCTAGCGCCGAAGATCCAACAGGTCATGGTATGACAAGTGAAATTGGTATATTGGTAAATGGCGAAGAAGATACCGAAGAATACATGTTGCAACATTTAGAAGATTTTGGTGGACCATGGACTGCAGAACATTATTCTCATGGTTGGGCACACGCAATGAATACACCTTACCAATGGGATAAAAAAATTGCATCACACTTAGGTGGAAGTCGTACGGGGATGGTAATCTCATGGCCTGCAGGAATCAAACAAGTAGGTCAAGTACGTAGCCAGTTTACACATGTTACGGATATTGTGCCAACTATTTTAGAAGCTGCTCATATTCCTGAACCAAAAAAAGTAGATGGATTTGACCAAGAGCCAATGGCAGGAAAAAGTTTGGTATACACATTTGATAATGCTAAGGCTCCTGAAACACATAAAACACAATATTTTGAAGTAATTGCTAACAGAGCTTTTTATAAAGATGGATGGATGGCAAGTACAACACCTAAAAATTTGCCGTGGCAAGGTCATCCTGTACCATCAGAAGATCCAGTAAAAGACTATAAATGGGAATTGTACGATCTTACTAAAGACTTTACTCAATCAAACGACATAGCAGCCAAGAATCCCGAAAAGTTAAAAGAAATGCAGAAAGCATTTATGGAAGAAGCTGAAAAATACAAGGTATTTCCATTTGATGATCGCTACATTGACAGAGTAAATCCTGAAAATCGTCCTAATTTAAATAAAGGAAGAAACCAATTTGTATTCCACCAAGGAACTTCACGTATCACTGAAGGAATGGCTCCTAACATGAAAAATACATCTTTTAGTATCGCTGCTGATATTGATGTTAAAGCAGGTGATGACGGAATGATTATCACCCAGGGGGATATTTTGCTGGTTTAG
- a CDS encoding OmpA family protein, with protein sequence MRKIITLIGLQVVMVGFSQTKNKTADALFDKMWYLEAGKIYEDAIDKGDRSKETLERAGDCYYFNTNMQKANEWYQVLLSEYPNEVSTEYIFRYAQTLEGIKSYDSAKKWMKTFSKKADDSDIRAKNFSFKEQTINKILNQEPQFALQNLSINSAYSDFGPMFYKGKLLYATTIDSSYISTDRYAWNDQPYLNLQLGRITPSQTDVTFLERFSKDINTKYHDACVAFSPDENTIYFTRNNYEGKLKRDGKGVNNLKLYSATATNNNEKISWGYIKELPFNSDEYSVGQPTVSKDGKKLYFVSDMPGSIGATDIFVVDILGDNNFSQPRNLGDKINTMGREMFPFSTDNTLYFASDGHLGLGGLDVFESIINEGTFESPSNLGTPLNSNMDDFAYIVNEETNLGFVSSNRKTGKGDDDIYSFERIPICKQLIKGCIFNELTEKPIGQATVSLFTSEGQKKEEVITNAYGEYEFKTPVGCAENYTLQVSKQGFNTISSPVLTLAISGKTILDLGIKSNLIVKENGVLKIKIGIIFFDLDKSNIRNDAAIELNKVVLLLNEYPEMVIKIESHTDSRAKDDYNLALSDRRAKASRDYIISQGIAPEKIESAIGYGETQLINGCKNGVPCTEEQHQQNRRSEFLILKM encoded by the coding sequence ATGAGAAAGATAATTACTTTAATCGGATTACAAGTTGTAATGGTTGGGTTTTCACAAACCAAAAACAAAACGGCAGATGCCCTTTTTGATAAAATGTGGTATTTAGAAGCTGGGAAAATTTATGAAGATGCAATAGATAAAGGAGATCGTTCTAAAGAAACATTAGAAAGAGCTGGCGATTGTTATTATTTTAATACCAATATGCAAAAAGCAAATGAATGGTATCAAGTACTATTGTCAGAATATCCAAATGAGGTTTCGACAGAATATATTTTTAGGTATGCCCAAACTTTAGAAGGAATTAAAAGTTATGATTCGGCTAAAAAATGGATGAAAACTTTTAGTAAAAAAGCTGATGATTCAGATATAAGAGCGAAAAATTTTTCTTTTAAGGAGCAAACTATAAACAAGATTTTAAATCAAGAACCACAATTTGCACTTCAAAATTTATCTATAAATTCTGCTTATTCTGATTTTGGGCCAATGTTTTACAAAGGAAAACTTTTGTATGCTACAACTATAGATTCCTCGTATATATCTACCGATAGATATGCGTGGAATGACCAACCTTATTTGAATTTGCAATTAGGAAGAATAACTCCATCGCAAACAGATGTGACTTTTCTAGAGCGATTTTCTAAAGATATCAATACTAAATATCATGATGCTTGCGTAGCTTTTTCACCAGATGAAAATACTATTTATTTCACCCGAAATAATTATGAAGGAAAACTAAAACGTGACGGAAAAGGCGTTAATAACCTTAAATTGTATTCGGCTACAGCAACTAATAATAACGAAAAAATAAGTTGGGGATATATAAAAGAACTTCCTTTTAATAGTGATGAATACTCTGTAGGTCAACCTACTGTTAGTAAGGACGGAAAAAAACTGTATTTTGTTTCAGATATGCCTGGATCTATTGGTGCTACAGATATTTTTGTCGTTGATATCTTAGGAGATAATAATTTTTCTCAGCCTAGAAATTTAGGTGATAAAATTAATACAATGGGGCGCGAAATGTTCCCTTTTAGCACAGATAATACTTTGTATTTTGCAAGTGATGGGCATTTGGGATTGGGAGGGCTTGATGTGTTTGAAAGTATTATTAATGAGGGAACATTCGAAAGTCCAAGTAACCTAGGAACTCCTCTTAATAGTAATATGGATGATTTCGCCTATATTGTCAATGAAGAAACTAATTTAGGTTTTGTTTCTTCTAATAGAAAAACAGGTAAGGGTGATGATGATATTTATTCTTTTGAAAGAATACCGATTTGTAAACAGCTTATTAAGGGGTGTATTTTTAATGAACTTACAGAGAAACCAATTGGACAAGCGACAGTATCTTTGTTTACATCAGAAGGACAAAAGAAAGAAGAAGTTATAACCAATGCATATGGAGAATATGAATTTAAAACTCCAGTTGGATGTGCAGAAAATTATACACTTCAAGTATCAAAACAAGGATTTAATACCATTTCATCGCCAGTTTTAACACTTGCTATTTCAGGGAAAACAATACTTGATTTAGGTATTAAATCAAATTTAATTGTAAAAGAAAACGGTGTTTTAAAAATAAAAATTGGAATTATTTTCTTTGATTTAGATAAGTCCAATATTCGAAATGATGCGGCTATTGAGTTAAATAAAGTCGTTTTATTATTAAACGAGTATCCAGAAATGGTTATTAAAATCGAATCACATACCGATTCTAGAGCTAAAGATGATTATAATTTAGCACTTTCTGACCGAAGAGCTAAAGCTTCAAGAGATTACATTATTTCGCAAGGGATTGCTCCAGAAAAAATTGAAAGCGCTATTGGTTATGGAGAAACTCAATTAATTAACGGCTGTAAAAATGGAGTACCATGTACAGAAGAGCAACATCAACAAAATAGAAGATCTGAGTTTTTAATTCTCAAAATGTAG
- a CDS encoding type IX secretion system membrane protein PorP/SprF codes for MIKTYNQIIAILMLLMVNSFYGQQDPQYTQYMYNTMSVNSAYAGSAGHMTITGLYRTQWVGFDGAPNTQSLTIDSPVGKNVGLGLSIVNDEIGPSKEQYIDANFSYTIKTSETYKLSFGVKGGGRVLNTDWSKGSYRDNDIQFQQNIQNDFLPVIGAGLFLHSEKSYFGLSVPNFLTDKSYDDVQEAFADERIHIYLIGGWVFDISYNTKFKPAFLLKSVSGAPITVDLSANFMFFEKLTLGASYRTSDSFSGVAGFQITPQFFLGYSYDYTISDLQKYSSGSHEIVLRFELKSKEQALKSPRFF; via the coding sequence ATGATTAAAACATATAATCAAATTATCGCTATACTAATGTTGCTTATGGTAAACAGTTTTTATGGGCAACAAGATCCGCAATACACTCAATATATGTATAATACAATGAGTGTTAACTCTGCTTATGCTGGATCAGCTGGACATATGACAATTACTGGTTTATATAGAACACAATGGGTAGGTTTTGATGGAGCTCCAAACACTCAGTCCTTAACTATAGATTCTCCCGTTGGTAAAAATGTAGGTTTGGGATTGTCAATTGTAAATGATGAAATTGGGCCTTCAAAAGAACAATATATTGATGCCAACTTTTCATATACGATTAAGACTTCAGAAACCTATAAGCTCTCTTTTGGAGTAAAAGGAGGAGGTAGAGTTCTTAATACTGATTGGTCAAAGGGAAGTTATAGAGATAATGATATCCAATTTCAGCAAAACATACAAAATGATTTTTTACCTGTTATTGGTGCAGGTCTTTTTTTACATAGTGAAAAAAGTTATTTTGGTTTGTCTGTTCCAAATTTTTTAACAGATAAAAGTTATGATGATGTTCAAGAAGCTTTTGCTGATGAACGTATTCATATCTATTTAATTGGAGGATGGGTTTTTGATATTAGTTATAATACAAAATTCAAACCAGCATTTTTATTGAAATCTGTTTCAGGTGCACCAATTACGGTTGATTTATCTGCTAATTTTATGTTTTTTGAAAAACTTACTTTGGGTGCTTCATATCGTACAAGTGATTCTTTTAGTGGTGTAGCTGGTTTCCAAATTACTCCACAATTTTTTCTAGGATATTCTTATGATTATACAATTTCTGATCTTCAAAAGTATTCATCGGGCAGTCATGAAATTGTATTACGTTTTGAGTTAAAATCAAAGGAGCAAGCATTAAAGTCGCCAAGGTTTTTTTAA